CGAATCCATTTTCGTTAATCCGGATAACTCAAGGCCTTGAGCAGTGTTTTGTATTCGTCGCTCATGGGCAGGGGCACAACACCCTCCGGCCCGAACCACTTCATGTAGATCTCTTCGAACTTGCCGCTTTTGATGGTTTGAATCAGCGTTTCGTTGACGAAATCCCGCCATTCACCCTGGTTCTCCGGAAGAATGATGCCGTAGGGCTCGTAGGTCAGATACCGACCGACGATTTTCCAGTCCTCGGGATTGCGGGCTTTGGCCTTCATGCCTGCCAGAATGCTGGCATCCGTGAAATAGGCGTGGATTTTGCCCTGTTGAAGAGCCAGAAAGCCCTTGTTGTGCTCTTCGAAAAGCACCTTCTGGCACGCCGGCTGAATCAACCCGGAGGCGACGGCCCGGTCGATGCCTTTGATATTGGCGGTCGAGCCGCTGCCCATTCCGACGCGTTTGCCGGCCAGATCCGGAAAGTCTTTGATGGGACTGTCTTTGGGGACGATAATCCGGGTGCCGGTGAGAAAATAGGGCAGGCTGAAATCGACTACCTTTTCCCGGGCCAGGGTAATGGTCGTCGAACCGATACCGATATCGACAGTTCCGTTAACCACCAGGGGGATGCGGGTTTTGGGATTGATGGGCTGCCTCACCAGTTCGATCTCCTTGCCGAAGTGGGCACTCAGTGCGTTGACGATTTCCTGCCCCAGATCCACGCCGAAGCCGACCCATTGGCCGTTTTCGTCCATGAAACCGAAGGGAACGGAGCCTTCCCGAAACCCCATGTTGACCTTGCCGGTCTTTTCGATCCGGTCGAGAATCCCTTCGCTTTGGGCCGGCGCTGCCACCACCAGCGACATCAGCAGACAAACCACTCCCAGCATCAGTGAAATGTTCTTCTTGCCAATGACACGCGATCCTTTTTTCATAGTACTCCCTTTCTTTGTTTGACCCGAACCGGGCGTTTGAATGTTGCAGATGCCGGACCCTGATTCCTTCCTATTTTTCTTTTGAGTATAAACCCACTTTCATGAAAAACTGGACAAGTCCAATTCATAATTTGAATGTATTCAGAGGGTGGCATTCCCCTTCTCAATAGCCGCCGGAAGGGGCAGCAGCAGGAAGGTCCGGCCGAAACCACTTGACTTGAAAGGAGGGGGCGGGTAAAAGATCGACTAAGGAAGCAGGCGTCACGAAGGCGCTGCGTTAGACACAGACAATCGAATTTTTTCAAGGCCACGAAGGCATCGGCAGGAATGAACCCGGCGCCGGACACGTGGCCTTTTTTATTTTTGGACCTAAAGCAGGCATTTCGCCTTTTCAGGTCGGATCAAGATCGGTTAAACCAGTGAAAGCACCAGAGAGAAAACGGGTTTGTGTAATCGACGGTCAGGGGGGCGGCATCGGTTCGACAGTGATCAAGTATCTCAAAACGGCCCATGGTGAATCGATCGAGCTGATCGCTCTGGGAACCAATGCCATTGCCGCGTCTCAGATGCTGCGGGCCGGAGCCAACCGTTGCGCGTCGGGGGAAAATGCCATCTGCCACACCGCGGAGTTGGTGGAATGCATCATCGGTCCGGTCTCCATCACCTGGGCCAATGCCATGCTTGGCGAGGTGACGCCCCGCATGGCCGAGGCGGTGACGTCCAGCCAGGCGGTCAAGCTGCTGCTGCCCCTGTTTCAGGAAAATGCCGAGATCGTCGGGGTCGTGTCCGAACCGCTGCCTCACCTGGTGCAGGAACTGGTGGAAAAACGTTTGAAGGAGGTACTCGATCATGTGTGAAGCCAACGCCTATATGGTAAAAAACGGGGAAGAAACCCTGCTGATGGAATCCGTCGATCTGGTGGAGCCCGAACCGGACGGGACTTTCCGTCTGGTGGGTATTTTCGGAGACCAGATTAACGTCAAAGGGAAGATCAAACGGATGAATCTGGTGGACCATCGGATTTTGTTCGAGGAATAAGGCGTACCCACCGTAGTTTGCCCATTATCAATAGGCGTGCGCCTGATATTTGATCTTCATATACGATCTCCAATGCCGTGTTGTAAGATTGAGCATGCCCATATCCCGTTTGCCTATCCGCAATGGTTCCTCGAAGTATCCTCTCTTTTTCCGGATAACCGGCCCAGAAAACGATGGCGCACGGCATATCCGGGGGTAGCGCTGCATTGAGATCCTTAAACAGCTCTTTGTGTAACGATAACGGTGAGTAGAAAATCATGGCCGAGGGATACTTACTGAGATTCTTGAAAATTTCTTGCTGCTTGCCCTCCTCGCGCATCAGTGTTGCCGGTGTGGTCTGAATGACAAAGTAGTTGTCGTGGGCGGGCATGGCGCTCCTCTTAAGAGCCGCTCTGTTCGACACACCCTGATCCAATGGATTCGTTCGGCAAGGATCAAATCAGATGAACGCCCACCGGATCAATGCGCAGATATCCAGGAGAGCAGATCGGTATGCAAGCTCGGATAGTGTGCGACCAGCAGCAACCCGACGGCCATCAGGCCCACAACGGCCAATCGTATCCGACTATCGCTTTTTTCGAGTCTTGTAACATCCAGCAGCGCAAAACCGGCCGCCAAAAACTGGATCGAGAGAACCAGACGCAGGCCGTTCATCTCTCCCAACCAGGGAATCAGTGCAAACCCGGCGACAAAAGAACCGAGCAACCCGCCCACGGTATTCAGGGCATATGCTGTTCCTACGGATCGTCCCGTATCGGCGAGCGTCCGGATGCAAAGACGATTGACCAGCGGAAAGGCAGCGCCCAGCAAAAGGGTCGGCACCAGCATCAGGACGAACGACACGGTGGATTGAGCCGGAACAAGATGGAGAAAATAACCTGGAAATGCATGATCCAATCCGGCAAAAACAAATTGACCGTTTCCCAAGATCTGGCTGACGCCAAGGGCTGTTATGAAGGCGGCTGCTTGGGTGCCGGCCAGCCAGAGGAGTGGATGGCGGGCGTGATCAGCCAGGCGAGCGAAGAGAAGACTGCCCACGGCGAGACCGACGATAAAGGCGGCCACCACAAGGGTGAAACAATAGCTGGTGGAGCCGTAGACAGGTCCGAGCAAGCGCGTCCAAAAGACTTCGTAGGCCATGGCGCAAAACCCGGACACGGCGAATAGCGAAATGCCCCAGCGCATTTTTATACGACCAGCATTATCGAGCATCCCCGTATTCGGGCACGGCCTTTCAGATGCCCGCGATTCTGCCAACCGGCGGCCGTCAACGGCTGCAAAGCGAGAAACCACAATACAGGACAGACCGATCAGGCCGTTGAGGCAGGCAAACATCCCAAGGGTGGTCGATACCCCAAGGGTTTCGATCAGCAAAAATCCACACAGGATCACCCCTAAAGCCGCACCCGCGGTGTTGAGCCCATACAGCAGGCCGGTTCGGGCACCGACGTGATCCAACCGCAGAACATAAAAGCGGCACAGCACCGGCAGCGTGGCCCCCATGAGCCCGGCGGGCACCGCCAGAATGAGAACGCTACTCAAAAAGGCGGCCATCCGATAGGTTAGGAAGCAGGGCGGCAGCATGTTGTAAATCGTCTGGTAGAGTGGGTCAGCGGCCTGGATCAGGAAGGGTACGGCCACGGCGTAAACCCCGATGCCGATTTCAAGCAGGCCGTAAAGAGACAGGAGCGCACTGCGCCCGGCGAGCCGGTCCACAAGCCGTCCGGCCAGATAGCTGCCCAGGGCCATTCCGGCCATGAACACGCACAGCACTGTGGCCACGGCAAAGGGCGCGCCGCCGATGAGCGTTTCGATCAACCGGACCCAGATGACTTCGTAGACCAGACTGGCCATTCCGGATAGGAAGAAACAACCGGCGACGAAAAGAGATAGCATTTTTTCGTCGCCGGAGGGGGAGGAGGTATGGTTGGTTCGCCGGATCAATTTTTAAGAAACCGTCGGAAATGCGGTTTTATACGCGTTCATCAACTTTCGGTGCCCGTTGGCGGCCCTGCGGCGTTTACCGCACGCCGCGCTTTCCAGCCGTAAAAAAGACCGCACAAACCGAAAATGATCGACAGGCCGGCAATCGTTTTCATCGGGCGACTCGTTGCGCCGGTGGATACCGGGGTTACGGATTGGCTTTTCGGTCGATCTTCGCCTTGGGCGTGGACTTCGAAATCGAGGGCCAGGCGGTGTCCCATACCGTCGCTGACCGCTGCCTGCCAGGTTCCCGGTTTGTCCGGAAAAATCATGAAACGGCCGTTGCGGTCGGTCCGGCCCGTCTGAAAGACGATCTCCGCCTGGGGCGCTTTGATTTCAACGGCCGCATAGCTCATCAGTTCGCCGTCGTCATACATGGCCGTGATGCAATAGCCCTCGACCGTTTCGACGGTTCCCTCAACGCCATGACATAGACCCTCGGAGATGGTCCCCATCGCAAGCACCAGCCCGGTGAGAAATATGAGAATAGGTTTCATTTCGTCGTTTTCCTTTCAATTGCCTCATTTGCCGAAAGCGCACGGTTTTTCGATCGATGCAGGTGATCGAAAAAGACATAGGCCAAGGCCCCCAATCCGATGGTGCCGAATCCGTAAAGGGCGGTAACCGGTCGGCTTTTGATGGAGAAAAAGATGATCCATAAATTGCCGAGAATAAATAAAAGCGGTGTCAGCGGGTAGGCGAATGTCCGGTAGGCATCCCCGACGGGGGAAGAGAACCCGCGAATTCGCATTAACCCGATGACGGTGAGCATGGCAAACAGGGAGAGTGTGAAGCCGATGTACAGCAAGAGGGTTTCGAAGGAGGCCGAGACCACCATTACCATGGCAATGGCGGCCTGCAGCGTAATGGATGCGGCCGGGGTTTGACGATTTTTGTCCAGTTTGCCGAACAGATCGAAAAAGATGCGATCCTTTGACATGGCATAGTAAATTCTTGGTCCGGTCAGGATCATGGCGCTCAGGACGGACAAAAGCCCCAAGGCGACCGCGCCGCTGAAAAAGCGGCTGATTTTCAGGCCGAAAAGTGATGCCGCCGATTTGGCGCCGATTTCCAGAACGCCCTGCATGGCTTCGGGCGGCAGGGCATACAGGTAAACCAGGTTGAGCAGCAGATACAAGACCACCACGACGACGGTACCGGTGAGAAGGGATAGCGGGATATTTTTTTGCGGAGCGGTGATTTCGCCCCCCAGATAAGCGGATGCATTCCACCCGCTATAGGCGAAAGAGACGAAAATCAGGGCAACGGCGAATTTTTCTGCCGACCAGGGAATCGATGCCGTGGCGGAAAAATGGTCTCTGGAGCCATCTCCCAGCAGGAACCCGGCGCCGATGAACACAATGACCAGCGCGATCTTGAACAAGGTCAGTCCGTTCTGCACCCGGCTGCCGATGCGCAGGCTGTAGTAATGGAGAAGGGAGAGGAGTCCAATTACGCCGACGGCGGTCAAGGTCAGGGGCGACAGGACCGCCACCCGAATGCCGAAGGGCGACAAGGCGATGCCTTTTGCCGCGGGAATGGAAAACGCCTGGAACAGGTATGTTGCGAAAGCCGCTGCCGCAGCGGCGATAGGAGCGGAAAAGCCGACGATCAGGGATATCCAGCCGGAGAGGAATCCCACTGGTTTGCCCAGGCTCTCCTTTAAAAAGACATACTCGCCGCCGGCCCGGGGGAACCGAGCCCCCAGTTCTCCATAGCAAAGCGCACCGCAGAGGGCGAACAAACCGCCGCACAGCCAGCACAGGAGTAAGGCCTTGGGATCGCCGAGTTCGGCCATGATAAAACCGGAGGTCGTAAAAATGCCGGTGCCGACCATATTGGCGATCACCAGGGCCGTTGCCGAAAACGGCCCTAATTCTCTTTTCACTCTTACCTCTCCTCAGAAACCTGCTTAGTGTCATCCAGAAATAGGAAAATTTGGTCGAGATCGAGGCGCACGAAAAATTTTACCGCAGGTGCCCGAAGGAAATGCCCTTGGGGTGCATATAGTTAATATTCCGAGGATAAAATTTTTCGTGCAACAAAGATATCGGGCAAATTGGCCATTTCTGGATAGGCACTACTTAACTTCGAAGGTAAACGCCACATTATGCATAAACTCGTCACAAACCGCCGTGTCCGAATAAGGGCAGCGATGGGAGAGCACGATCATCCAGTAGCCGGACTTTTCCAGTTTAAGATCGGCCTGCCCCCCGGCGTCGGTTACGGTTTCCACGGGAAAATGCATGTGGTGGCCGTGCCCCTTTTGCCCTTTGGCTTCATGTTTATGCGGGGCAGTGTCCGCGGCTTCGAATCCGGCATAGGTGGCTTTGACCTTCACATCGGGAAGGGGTTTCCCGTCAAACAGCAACTTGACGGATAGCGCGTCCCCCGGTTTCATCCGTTGGAAATTGGTCAGCGGAACGATTTCCAGGGGTTGGCCGGCCGTTTGGCTGAGATTTTTATCGCTGCCGCCGGCGATGAGGATGGTTTTACCCTGGATATGATAGTTGGTGCACTTGACGGCATCGGGAATCGTCGTCTTGTTGCCCCGTTCACGGCCTTTCGGAGTTTTCGTGAAAAAACCCGGTTTAATCCGGGCGGTGACAAGGTAGGCTCCAGGTTTGTCGATTTTCAGCCGATACAGCCCGGTCGAGACTTTGGATAGATCGACAGCCATGCCATCGGGATCGATCGCCCGAACCGCTTCCACCCGACCTTCTTTGATTTCCTCATCAACCCGGTTAGCCGGAAACTTGTGACCCCAGCCGATACCGATATCGACGGTCGTCCCGACCTCGGGGAACTGGTTGGAAGGATTCAACCAAATGTTGTGGGCGTAAGCCGCAGGGCAGATGGCGACTATCAGGACGGCGGTCAACAATAGAATGTAACGATGAGCATCTTTCTTCATTTTATTTCTCCGTATGATGCTAAAGGCGTGGTAAGAACGGTAAAAAAGGCAGTTGGCAGGTACTTCTCCAACCGCCTTTGAGTTGTATGGAGGTGGCATCCGTTCGAAACCGGTTTTTTTGTTGAAGCGGCTTCCACGAATCCATCCCGTCCCTTCGGATATGGAGTCGAACATAGCCTGGAAACGATTTCTACGAAACCATCAAAACTGTCATTGCGATACCAATTTGACCATTCCGCGCTGCGGCTGGCCCTCAAGACAACGGCCGAAGAAAATCATCCCCAGCCAGTTCTCATTTTCGGCCTTGATCTTTTCCAATATCGTATCCAGGTTTCCCCTGATCACCTTCTCTTTTTCCGGAAAGCCCGCATTGTAGACAACCGCCGCGGGAAGGTCGTTGGGATAGTATTTTTTAAGACTTTCAATCAATGTGTCCGCATGGTTGAGCGCCATGTAGAAAGCCATCGTTATCGGATACTTGGAAAGATCCTTCAAAATGGCTTCATCCTGTTCCGGCCGTCCGAAAAGAAACATCGGTGCGGTAAGCATGACAAACCGGGTATCATAGGCGGGAATCGACGATTTTTTTAACGCAGCCATGGATGCCTGAAAGCAGCCTAATCCCGGGATGATTTCGAATTCATCTTCA
This window of the uncultured Desulfosarcina sp. genome carries:
- a CDS encoding fused MFS/spermidine synthase, giving the protein MLSLFVAGCFFLSGMASLVYEVIWVRLIETLIGGAPFAVATVLCVFMAGMALGSYLAGRLVDRLAGRSALLSLYGLLEIGIGVYAVAVPFLIQAADPLYQTIYNMLPPCFLTYRMAAFLSSVLILAVPAGLMGATLPVLCRFYVLRLDHVGARTGLLYGLNTAGAALGVILCGFLLIETLGVSTTLGMFACLNGLIGLSCIVVSRFAAVDGRRLAESRASERPCPNTGMLDNAGRIKMRWGISLFAVSGFCAMAYEVFWTRLLGPVYGSTSYCFTLVVAAFIVGLAVGSLLFARLADHARHPLLWLAGTQAAAFITALGVSQILGNGQFVFAGLDHAFPGYFLHLVPAQSTVSFVLMLVPTLLLGAAFPLVNRLCIRTLADTGRSVGTAYALNTVGGLLGSFVAGFALIPWLGEMNGLRLVLSIQFLAAGFALLDVTRLEKSDSRIRLAVVGLMAVGLLLVAHYPSLHTDLLSWISAH
- a CDS encoding CooT family nickel-binding protein, translating into MCEANAYMVKNGEETLLMESVDLVEPEPDGTFRLVGIFGDQINVKGKIKRMNLVDHRILFEE
- a CDS encoding amino acid permease; its protein translation is MKRELGPFSATALVIANMVGTGIFTTSGFIMAELGDPKALLLCWLCGGLFALCGALCYGELGARFPRAGGEYVFLKESLGKPVGFLSGWISLIVGFSAPIAAAAAAFATYLFQAFSIPAAKGIALSPFGIRVAVLSPLTLTAVGVIGLLSLLHYYSLRIGSRVQNGLTLFKIALVIVFIGAGFLLGDGSRDHFSATASIPWSAEKFAVALIFVSFAYSGWNASAYLGGEITAPQKNIPLSLLTGTVVVVVLYLLLNLVYLYALPPEAMQGVLEIGAKSAASLFGLKISRFFSGAVALGLLSVLSAMILTGPRIYYAMSKDRIFFDLFGKLDKNRQTPAASITLQAAIAMVMVVSASFETLLLYIGFTLSLFAMLTVIGLMRIRGFSSPVGDAYRTFAYPLTPLLFILGNLWIIFFSIKSRPVTALYGFGTIGLGALAYVFFDHLHRSKNRALSANEAIERKTTK
- a CDS encoding DUF3842 family protein, which codes for MKAPERKRVCVIDGQGGGIGSTVIKYLKTAHGESIELIALGTNAIAASQMLRAGANRCASGENAICHTAELVECIIGPVSITWANAMLGEVTPRMAEAVTSSQAVKLLLPLFQENAEIVGVVSEPLPHLVQELVEKRLKEVLDHV
- a CDS encoding transporter substrate-binding domain-containing protein; the encoded protein is MKKGSRVIGKKNISLMLGVVCLLMSLVVAAPAQSEGILDRIEKTGKVNMGFREGSVPFGFMDENGQWVGFGVDLGQEIVNALSAHFGKEIELVRQPINPKTRIPLVVNGTVDIGIGSTTITLAREKVVDFSLPYFLTGTRIIVPKDSPIKDFPDLAGKRVGMGSGSTANIKGIDRAVASGLIQPACQKVLFEEHNKGFLALQQGKIHAYFTDASILAGMKAKARNPEDWKIVGRYLTYEPYGIILPENQGEWRDFVNETLIQTIKSGKFEEIYMKWFGPEGVVPLPMSDEYKTLLKALSYPD
- a CDS encoding DUF4198 domain-containing protein, whose protein sequence is MKKDAHRYILLLTAVLIVAICPAAYAHNIWLNPSNQFPEVGTTVDIGIGWGHKFPANRVDEEIKEGRVEAVRAIDPDGMAVDLSKVSTGLYRLKIDKPGAYLVTARIKPGFFTKTPKGRERGNKTTIPDAVKCTNYHIQGKTILIAGGSDKNLSQTAGQPLEIVPLTNFQRMKPGDALSVKLLFDGKPLPDVKVKATYAGFEAADTAPHKHEAKGQKGHGHHMHFPVETVTDAGGQADLKLEKSGYWMIVLSHRCPYSDTAVCDEFMHNVAFTFEVK